The following are from one region of the Leishmania braziliensis MHOM/BR/75/M2904 complete genome, chromosome 21 genome:
- a CDS encoding putative la RNA binding protein, translating to MSDLAAKICRQVEFYFSDVNVAKDVFLKSKMAEDPEGFISLEVLLTFNRLNSLTKDPKVVAEALAGSDKLVMHTNGLSVRRKDSLPESIQTDEQTVYVKPLPALATLEQLQEFFSAHGTVLAVWRRYFQGGNKDAPVESRTKPSVFVVFASKADAEKFVAAPPQYDGVQLSAQMKVAYLEGKAAQVASQKNRKREREDGVDAGAPSSAAPRTPAMPTNSSYRISGCGAIEKFSEVKGLWPAEEQKGVRYVYMPTKEEALIIFQDAETAEKMVASVKTRAATLQGKQPEVMKLTEEDEKALIANVEKEISERAAQHGSRGGRGGRGGRGGRRGGGRH from the coding sequence ATGTCCGATCTCGCCGCAAAGATCTGCCGACAGGTGGAGTTTTACTTCAGCGACGTGAACGTTGCCAAGGATGTCTTTCTCAAGTCCAAGATGGCCGAGGACCCGGAGGGCTTCATTTCactggaggtgctgctcacCTTCAACCGCCTGAACAGTCTCACGAAGGACCCGAAGGTGGTCGCCGAGGCGCTCGCCGGGAGCGACAAGCTCGTCATGCATACGAACGGACTATCGGTGCGCCGCAAGGACTCCCTGCCGGAGTCCATCCAAACCGATGAGCAGACGGTGTACGTCAAGCCGTTGCCCGCGCTGGCCAcactggagcagctgcaggagttCTTTAGCGCTCACGGCACCGTGCTGGCGGTGTGGCGCCGCTACTTCCAGGGTGGCAACAAAGACGCGCCGGTGGAGAGTCGCACGAAGCCGTCTGTGTTCGTGGTCTTCGCCAGCAAGGCGGATGCCGAAAAGTTtgtcgcggcgccgccgcagtaCGACGGCGTGCAGCTCAGCGCACAGATGAAGGTGGCGTACTTGGAGgggaaggcggcgcaggtggctTCCCAGAAGAACCGCAAGCGCGAGCGCGAGGATGGTGTGGACGCTGGTGCGCCGTCTTCTGCAGCCCCTCGAACGCCGGCCATGCCCACTAACAGCAGCTACCGCATCTCCGGATGCGGCGCGATCGAGAAGTTCTCCGAGGTGAAGGGACTGTGgccggcggaggagcagaaagGCGTGCGATACGTGTACATGCCGACCAAGGAGGAGGCCCTCATCATCTTCCAGGATGCCGAGACAGCTGAGAAGATGGTTGCGTCCGTCAAGACCcgcgcggcgacgctgcagggcAAGCAGCCGGAGGTGATGAAGCTCACTGAGGAAGACGAAAAGGCTCTCATCGCGAATGTAGAGAAGGAGATCTCCGagcgcgcagcgcagcacggcagccgcggtgGGCGTGGGGGTCGCGGTGGCCGCGGTGGtcgccgtggtggtggccgccACTAG
- a CDS encoding dihydrolipoamide acetyltransferase precursorlike protein, producing the protein MMRRTLLWLVNFEPVFMPALSPSMERGTVVEWKKKVGDVVNENDVFCTIQTDKAVVDYTNTFESGYLAKIYCENGQSAPVAKTIAVMVSDAADVEKASNYYPEDAATAPATAPAAADAAQDPPVSSAAPAKHYGGSIDAAVAASGPSVTRIVAGLEPSALAGIAPSGKGGRFLKSDFSDQPGFKYSDTAPARATRKEVPAAAAGDTSKTAAKSVAGTAVSGSIYDVVLKPGPAYKSVSDTALLNKLIRAMYVPKPNANKAAK; encoded by the coding sequence ATGATGCGACGCACGCTGCTCTGGCTCGTGAATTTCGAGCCCGTCTTCATGCCGGCTCTCTCCCCGTCGATGGAGAGGGGTACCGTGGTCGAGTGGAAGAAGAAGGTAGGCGATGTTGTGAATGAGAATGATGTCTTCTGCACCATCCAGACGGACAAGGCTGTAGTGGACTACACGAATACCTTCGAGAGCGGCTACCTCGCCAAGATCTACTGCGAGAACGGCCAGTCTGCCCCTGTGGCCAAGACGATCGCGGTTATGGtgagcgacgccgccgatGTGGAGAAGGCCTCTAACTACTACCCTGAAGATGCTGCTACTGCCCCTGCTactgcccctgctgctgctgatgctgcgcaGGATCCCCCGGTTTCCTCGGCCGCACCTGCCAAGCATTACGGTGGCTCGATtgacgcggcggtggcggctaGCGGCCCGAGCGTGACCCGCATTGTTGCTGGTCTGGAGCCTAGCGCTCTAGCCGGCATCGCTCCCTCTGGTAAAGGCGGCCGTTTCCTGAAGTCCGATTTTTCTGATCAGCCCGGCTTCAAATACAGCGACACTGCGCCGGCGCGCGCGACGCGGAAGGAAGTtccggctgctgccgctggtgacACGAGTAAGACAGCTGCGAAGTCTGTCGCTGGGACAGCGGTAAGTGGGAGTATTTACGACGTTGTGCTCAAGCCCGGTCCTGCGTACAAGAGCGTCAGTGATACCGCCCTGCTGAACAAGCTCATCCGCGCCATGTACGTTCCGAAGCCGAATGCAAATAAGGCCGCCAAGtaa